The Niastella koreensis GR20-10 genome includes a window with the following:
- a CDS encoding murein L,D-transpeptidase catalytic domain family protein, with translation MKTLIALGATNILLGFTSFALSKHVVRSTAAFNIQTNVNDKRITRYPIENHHTTIAPQKELATPVKIKKKTPVPRIKIKTPVLLPAVVDSLQEETGLDDYNYMQLMDKAEKLQAYAIEHGYSTEYGFLVNMGMKSGKKRFFVVNLSSLVLMERGIMAGSKCTSTGMYKIDCTDSSYKMIGVQPGNSSTCKNGMVLQAMNTIPEEEVDYAVVQSKGCPTLSPAVFNEVSTIIYKNEKPVLMWIFDTEKESEMVNGN, from the coding sequence ATGAAAACCCTTATTGCTTTAGGTGCAACTAACATTCTTTTAGGATTCACTTCATTTGCGTTAAGTAAACATGTTGTTAGATCAACTGCTGCATTTAATATTCAGACGAATGTGAATGATAAAAGAATTACAAGATATCCCATAGAAAACCATCATACAACAATTGCCCCACAGAAAGAATTAGCTACCCCGGTAAAAATTAAAAAAAAGACACCAGTTCCCAGGATAAAAATAAAGACCCCGGTGTTATTACCTGCAGTGGTTGATTCTTTGCAGGAAGAAACCGGCTTAGACGATTATAATTATATGCAATTAATGGATAAAGCGGAGAAGCTGCAAGCATATGCTATAGAGCATGGTTATAGTACAGAGTATGGATTCCTGGTTAATATGGGCATGAAGTCAGGAAAGAAAAGATTTTTTGTTGTTAATCTGTCATCGCTGGTTTTAATGGAGCGAGGCATAATGGCTGGAAGTAAATGTACTTCGACTGGAATGTATAAGATAGATTGCACTGATTCTTCTTATAAGATGATTGGGGTACAGCCGGGTAACAGTAGTACCTGTAAAAACGGTATGGTATTGCAGGCAATGAATACTATTCCGGAAGAGGAGGTTGATTATGCGGTCGTTCAAAGTAAAGGCTGTCCAACATTGTCTCCTGCTGTCTTTAATGAGGTCAGCACGATCATTTATAAAAACGAAAAGCCGGTATTGATGTGGATCTTTGATACGGAGAAAGAAAGCGAAATGGTGAATGGTAATTAA
- a CDS encoding ATP-binding protein produces MEIFNWGTFDDVVHSIRPMGETSLLTGANGSGKTTFVDALLTLIVPEKRYRFYNQSSGSEKKGDRTEETYVMGGYGSMNSESTGSLKTLYLRENKDEAYSILLAHFANEAEQAVTLFQVRYFSGGDMRRLFGIAHKALRIDEDFKPFDLNGQWKKALDQKYNKGSRKQIEWFDAASKYAQQLVHVLGMQSVQALQLFNQTVGIKVLGNLDEFIRTHMLEPRNMEESFQDLKKHLATLLDARRNIEKAEEQIKLLQPIEQHFTAYNTLKNQIEGSEQMLQTARIWNSFTRNELLQQAIEESNASIQDIQQKQQIVKLTYEQLQEEERVVKNQIDQNKAGQRMQQLEKDAQDLELKKQEAARELSLFASWCEELHLEEKQPADEATYQRIAKEANRKKLELETKQRLNEEDEYSAKRAKEKSDADKKKVEDELNNLLHSKNNMPGNLISVRKQLCDALNLDQNDLPFIGELMQVRSDCSEWQPALEKLLRNFSLRLLVPDKHYKKVNKYINNNHLGMRLVYEHVTDNPMIQNPEKDTVYEKLEFHPDSPLSSWVEQQIIWQFNHVCITDEKTLDRYEKAITLNGLVKNKSRHEKDDRNGKHDPSKYVMGWNNEKKKDFLIKRRNQFADLVVKASETLEKCKSKSDRLQKQFYAITRIREHKGFAELDMAGIQRGIHKLQEQINGLRKANKDLDNLKAQLIDIQQKRDEAESQRGQLLIDETRLKDRIQQYYEQQEALQPLLQHISEGDKDGLLQFQQQQAALISDINLQNIDEVYDGLKAKQTRLNEKQRDELHKEETQLNKCINRIKNPSTELKTKFSPEWDGDVQHLPEDAAYANEYIDWLGKLVHENLPKYKRAFESFINDTITYKIGGLNEEMERWERDINNSVTRLNQSLGGINFNRLPDTYIQLGKRPVPSGTDIKEFRGRLLDALPQAANWQQSSFEEKSKHFTQKVQPLIDELDKNESYRNKVMDVRNWFEFWADEKFRNTDEIKKTYRQMGQLSGGEKAQLTYTILCSAIAYQFGITREGKNSRSLRFIAVDESFSNQDEEKATYLMELCKQLHLQLLVVTPSDKIAIVQNFIAHVHLVQRVQNRHSVLYNMTIKELKEKVEEANPLLLEG; encoded by the coding sequence ATGGAAATATTCAACTGGGGAACCTTTGATGATGTGGTGCACAGCATCCGTCCCATGGGTGAAACCAGTTTACTTACCGGCGCCAACGGAAGTGGTAAAACTACTTTTGTGGATGCCTTACTTACGTTGATAGTGCCTGAGAAACGTTATCGTTTTTACAACCAGAGTAGTGGTAGTGAAAAAAAAGGCGATCGTACCGAGGAAACCTATGTAATGGGAGGCTATGGCTCTATGAACAGCGAGAGCACCGGTTCGTTAAAAACCCTGTACCTGCGCGAAAATAAAGACGAAGCCTATAGTATTCTGCTGGCGCATTTTGCCAATGAAGCAGAACAGGCCGTTACCCTTTTCCAGGTACGCTACTTTTCGGGTGGCGATATGCGCAGGTTGTTTGGTATTGCCCATAAAGCCCTGCGCATTGATGAAGACTTTAAACCCTTTGATTTGAATGGCCAGTGGAAAAAAGCGCTGGACCAGAAATACAATAAAGGCAGCCGCAAACAAATTGAGTGGTTTGATGCGGCCAGCAAGTATGCCCAGCAACTGGTGCATGTGTTAGGAATGCAAAGCGTACAGGCCCTGCAACTGTTTAACCAAACGGTAGGTATTAAAGTACTGGGTAACCTCGATGAGTTTATTCGCACCCATATGCTGGAGCCACGCAACATGGAAGAATCGTTCCAGGACCTGAAGAAACACCTGGCTACGCTGCTGGATGCGCGACGCAATATTGAAAAGGCCGAAGAACAGATAAAACTGTTACAACCCATAGAGCAACACTTCACCGCATACAATACGTTGAAGAATCAAATTGAGGGGAGCGAACAAATGTTGCAAACCGCCAGGATCTGGAACAGCTTTACCCGCAATGAATTGTTGCAACAGGCTATTGAAGAAAGCAATGCCAGCATACAGGACATTCAGCAAAAGCAACAGATAGTTAAACTAACTTACGAGCAGTTACAGGAGGAAGAGCGTGTTGTTAAAAACCAGATAGACCAGAACAAGGCCGGTCAACGGATGCAACAACTGGAAAAAGATGCGCAGGACCTGGAATTGAAAAAGCAGGAAGCCGCACGGGAACTCTCCCTGTTTGCCAGCTGGTGCGAAGAGTTGCACCTGGAAGAGAAACAGCCTGCCGATGAAGCCACCTACCAGCGTATAGCAAAGGAAGCTAATCGTAAAAAGCTGGAGCTGGAAACCAAACAACGCCTGAATGAAGAAGATGAATATTCAGCAAAGCGGGCGAAAGAAAAATCAGATGCAGATAAGAAGAAAGTGGAAGATGAGCTGAATAACCTGCTGCACAGCAAGAACAATATGCCGGGTAACCTGATTAGCGTACGCAAGCAGTTGTGCGATGCCCTGAACCTGGATCAGAACGATCTTCCATTCATTGGGGAGTTGATGCAGGTGCGGTCTGATTGCAGTGAATGGCAACCGGCACTGGAGAAATTATTACGTAATTTTTCGCTTCGACTGCTGGTGCCTGATAAACACTACAAGAAAGTAAACAAGTACATCAATAATAATCACCTGGGGATGCGGTTGGTGTACGAGCACGTGACCGATAACCCAATGATCCAAAACCCCGAAAAGGATACGGTGTATGAAAAGTTGGAGTTTCATCCAGACAGCCCGTTAAGCAGTTGGGTAGAACAACAGATCATTTGGCAGTTTAACCACGTTTGTATCACCGATGAAAAAACGCTGGACCGTTACGAGAAGGCGATCACCCTGAACGGACTGGTTAAAAACAAATCGAGGCACGAAAAAGATGACCGTAACGGGAAGCATGACCCCAGTAAGTATGTGATGGGCTGGAACAACGAGAAGAAAAAAGACTTCCTGATAAAGCGGAGGAACCAGTTTGCCGACCTGGTGGTAAAAGCCAGTGAAACCCTGGAGAAATGTAAAAGCAAGTCCGACAGGCTGCAAAAACAATTCTATGCCATTACCCGCATTCGTGAACACAAGGGTTTTGCCGAACTGGATATGGCAGGCATTCAACGCGGTATTCATAAGTTACAGGAACAAATAAACGGATTGCGCAAAGCCAACAAAGACCTGGATAATTTAAAAGCACAGCTGATAGATATTCAACAGAAAAGGGACGAAGCGGAAAGTCAGCGCGGTCAGTTATTGATTGACGAAACCAGGTTAAAAGACCGCATTCAGCAATACTACGAACAACAGGAAGCATTACAGCCCTTGCTGCAGCATATCAGTGAAGGCGATAAAGACGGACTGTTACAGTTTCAACAGCAACAGGCGGCTTTGATCTCGGATATTAACCTGCAGAATATCGATGAAGTATATGACGGGTTGAAGGCAAAGCAAACGCGCCTGAACGAAAAACAAAGAGATGAGCTGCACAAGGAGGAAACGCAACTGAACAAATGTATCAACCGCATCAAGAACCCTTCTACAGAGTTAAAAACTAAATTCTCCCCCGAATGGGATGGCGATGTACAACACCTGCCCGAAGATGCGGCCTATGCCAACGAGTACATCGACTGGCTGGGTAAACTGGTGCATGAGAACCTGCCAAAATACAAACGCGCTTTTGAAAGCTTCATCAACGATACCATTACGTATAAGATCGGTGGCCTGAATGAAGAAATGGAAAGATGGGAGCGTGATATCAATAACAGTGTAACGCGCCTGAACCAGTCGTTGGGTGGTATTAACTTCAACAGGCTGCCTGATACCTATATTCAATTGGGAAAAAGACCTGTGCCTTCGGGAACGGATATAAAAGAATTCAGAGGCCGCCTGCTCGATGCATTGCCACAAGCCGCCAACTGGCAGCAAAGCAGCTTTGAAGAAAAGTCGAAACACTTTACCCAGAAAGTTCAACCGTTGATTGATGAGCTGGATAAAAATGAAAGCTATCGAAACAAGGTAATGGATGTGCGTAACTGGTTTGAGTTTTGGGCCGATGAAAAATTCCGCAATACCGATGAGATAAAGAAAACCTATCGTCAGATGGGACAGTTATCAGGCGGTGAAAAGGCGCAGTTAACGTATACCATTTTGTGTAGCGCCATTGCCTATCAGTTTGGTATTACCCGCGAAGGAAAGAACAGCCGGAGCCTTCGCTTTATTGCCGTAGATGAAAGCTTCAGTAACCAGGATGAAGAAAAGGCAACATACCTGATGGAGCTGTGTAAACAATTACACCTGCAATTGCTGGTGGTAACGCCCAGTGACAAGATAGCCATCGTTCAAAACTTTATCGCCCACGTACACCTGGTACAGCGGGTACAAAACCGCCACAGCGTACTGTACAATATGACCATTAAGGAGTTGAAAGAAAAAGTGGAAGAAGCAAATCCATTGTTGCTTGAAGGATAA
- a CDS encoding DUF4194 domain-containing protein, translated as MSAQQRILPYTSVFIKLLKGPVEYVEKNTWEKLIQYKVELTSFLLQLGLALVLDEQDGYAYIKHYPFEEDENPVSWIQRRALTYEESVMLVLLREMMAEFEVGEATNRELIKKRREIKEYAELFFKENASRVKFLKEIDRLIDKAEENGFLDKTETSELADEQKFRIKKIIKAKVSSEELDHFYQQLVRHKETKEETEVVTDLSGQEL; from the coding sequence ATGAGCGCTCAGCAAAGAATATTACCCTATACATCTGTATTTATAAAATTACTGAAGGGGCCTGTTGAATATGTAGAGAAAAACACCTGGGAAAAGCTGATCCAGTACAAGGTGGAACTGACCAGCTTTCTGCTGCAACTGGGATTGGCCCTGGTACTGGATGAACAGGATGGCTATGCCTACATAAAGCATTATCCATTTGAAGAGGACGAGAACCCTGTATCATGGATCCAGAGAAGGGCGCTTACTTATGAGGAAAGTGTGATGCTGGTGCTGTTACGCGAAATGATGGCCGAGTTTGAAGTAGGTGAAGCCACCAATCGTGAACTGATAAAAAAGCGCCGGGAAATAAAAGAATACGCCGAGTTGTTCTTTAAAGAAAATGCCAGCCGGGTAAAATTCCTTAAGGAAATTGACAGGCTGATTGATAAAGCCGAGGAGAATGGCTTTCTGGATAAAACAGAAACAAGTGAACTGGCCGATGAACAAAAGTTCCGCATAAAGAAAATTATCAAAGCAAAAGTAAGCAGCGAAGAGCTGGACCATTTTTACCAGCAACTGGTACGACATAAAGAAACAAAAGAAGAGACGGAAGTAGTCACCGACCTGTCAGGTCAGGAACTATAG
- a CDS encoding DUF3375 domain-containing protein, whose amino-acid sequence MKQEDLLYLLTANPAIQMLRSRSARWYLPFLYHVYKEENRFVIGEDILIQLLSETLSHQEDGTEDFEEAKIIFGEDEETRSRKYMLNWVQKRILQDLQDAEGNIQYQLSAHTEKVFQWMLTLQARNHVGTESRFKLLFNSLQDIVEKTEDDRPKRLQMLKDRRAEIDKEIKAIELGVAPDNYSNAQVQERLELFTRLCYELISDFREVEDNFKQIHRAIVEQHTKAEQNKGAIVGFAFAAYDALRNSNQGKSFYSFWDFLISRAGQSDWKELTEQLLDLLKDRGIEADVQFLENIKSLLLEQGKTVYDANDKMAEKLSRIISEKEIARHKRLRHQIGNIKELIFDLMDEEEVKAGISLDEGVEVKMLMERRLLFEQKKAVVAVKQPTAASEKIADPERFGRMMNVTYIDKKRLWQKVEYALQKKQTATLKEILEVQPLENGIAEIVSYFGFLRDKASRVQIIHNTSEHIPLNEAATKFVEVPYLLFSK is encoded by the coding sequence ATGAAACAGGAAGATTTATTGTACTTATTGACTGCGAATCCTGCCATACAAATGCTCCGCTCCCGGAGCGCCCGTTGGTATTTACCCTTTCTTTACCATGTTTATAAGGAAGAGAACCGGTTTGTTATAGGAGAAGACATATTAATTCAATTATTATCTGAAACACTTTCACATCAGGAAGATGGGACTGAGGATTTTGAAGAAGCCAAGATCATTTTCGGGGAAGATGAAGAAACCCGCAGCCGCAAATACATGTTGAACTGGGTACAAAAAAGAATTCTACAGGATCTTCAGGATGCGGAAGGCAATATTCAATACCAGTTAAGCGCCCATACCGAAAAAGTATTTCAATGGATGTTGACATTGCAGGCGCGTAATCACGTAGGCACCGAAAGCCGGTTTAAACTATTGTTCAACTCCCTGCAGGACATAGTTGAAAAAACTGAAGACGACCGGCCAAAGCGATTACAGATGTTAAAAGACCGCCGGGCAGAAATTGATAAAGAGATAAAAGCAATAGAACTGGGTGTGGCGCCCGATAACTACAGCAATGCACAGGTGCAGGAACGCCTGGAATTATTTACCCGGCTTTGTTATGAGCTCATCAGCGATTTCAGGGAGGTGGAAGACAATTTCAAGCAGATCCACCGCGCCATTGTTGAACAACACACCAAAGCCGAACAGAACAAAGGCGCCATCGTTGGCTTTGCCTTTGCGGCGTATGATGCGCTGCGTAACAGCAACCAGGGTAAAAGCTTTTATTCGTTCTGGGACTTTCTTATTTCCCGCGCCGGTCAAAGCGACTGGAAAGAACTGACTGAACAATTACTCGACCTGTTAAAAGACCGGGGCATCGAGGCGGATGTGCAGTTCCTGGAAAATATAAAATCACTGTTGTTAGAACAGGGTAAAACAGTATACGACGCCAACGATAAGATGGCGGAAAAGCTGAGCCGGATTATTTCTGAAAAGGAAATTGCCCGTCACAAACGCCTGCGTCACCAGATAGGGAACATCAAGGAACTGATCTTTGACCTGATGGATGAGGAAGAAGTAAAGGCTGGCATTAGTTTGGATGAAGGGGTGGAGGTAAAAATGCTGATGGAGCGAAGACTGTTGTTTGAACAAAAGAAAGCAGTAGTAGCGGTAAAACAACCGACAGCAGCCAGCGAAAAGATTGCCGATCCTGAACGTTTCGGCCGAATGATGAACGTTACCTATATTGATAAAAAAAGGCTATGGCAAAAGGTGGAGTATGCATTACAAAAAAAGCAAACAGCCACGTTGAAAGAAATTCTGGAGGTGCAACCGCTGGAGAACGGCATTGCAGAGATTGTAAGCTATTTTGGTTTCCTGCGGGATAAGGCAAGCAGGGTACAGATCATCCATAATACCAGCGAGCATATTCCGTTAAATGAAGCCGCTACCAAATTTGTAGAAGTACCTTATTTATTATTTAGTAAATAA